GCACAGGTTTCATGTTCAAGTTCTGGTGGAATAGGTCGAACCAGTGTATCAATGCTGACACGCAGTTCATCCGCAAGTCGGGTTAGATTTCTCATATCCGGACTTGAATTACCACTTTCCCATTTCGCCACTGCTTGTTGTGAGTAACTTATCTTTTCTGCTAAACCACTTTGTGTAAGATGATGCTCTTTTCTAATCTTCTT
The window above is part of the Erysipelothrix sp. HDW6C genome. Proteins encoded here:
- a CDS encoding helix-turn-helix domain-containing protein, with the protein product MLHFNLKKIRKEHHLTQSGLAEKISYSQQAVAKWESGNSSPDMRNLTRLADELRVSIDTLVRPIPPELEHETCATSLKRDLFHVVNNCGSSPELGIDLYSLEVGEKLQLVEELFEFLSQNEHLKARAKARK